Proteins co-encoded in one Paraburkholderia terrae genomic window:
- a CDS encoding YncE family protein, whose product MKRQSKINIALSASMLVAAQFAWAGQAPGSQSDPDIPVSHHDRVYAAEQFSNTVSVIDPADNKLLGLIRLGDPSPGNFSPLYKGQLLVHGMGFSPDHHTIAVVSIGSNSVSFIDTQTNAVKHVTYVGRSPHEAFFTPDGKEVWVTVRGENYVAVLDGKTYEEKTRITVPAGPGMQIFSTDGKYGYVCSSFNPEIEVVSVADHKIVGRVQQASPFCPDLAATPDGKQVWFTLKDTGKVQVFDARPPFALIKTLDTGPITNHVNIVHNDKGTFAYVSVGGLNVIKVFRTDDFSQVATIPVGNLPHGLWPSGDGSRIYVGLENADAMTAIDTLSNTVIATVPIGQAPQAVTYVPNAVPEGDATQNLQTLGLAGQSVHLALVPVGAGKTADATHVPTTVALFDQGLVQVLQAAVTGLQPKQPYVLGLADNPDGMGDLQVLANFMSNPAGSAIVNALGQIRQLITPGMVYADDKRRYLVVAPQGSGKPGAPVQVQSP is encoded by the coding sequence ATGAAACGCCAATCGAAAATCAACATCGCGTTGTCGGCATCCATGCTAGTGGCAGCGCAGTTCGCGTGGGCTGGGCAGGCCCCTGGATCGCAGTCCGACCCTGACATTCCCGTAAGCCACCACGATCGCGTTTACGCCGCTGAGCAGTTTTCGAACACAGTGTCGGTGATCGACCCGGCCGACAACAAGCTGCTTGGCCTGATTCGCCTCGGCGATCCCTCGCCGGGCAATTTCAGTCCGTTGTACAAAGGTCAATTACTTGTGCATGGCATGGGTTTCTCGCCGGACCATCACACGATTGCGGTTGTCTCGATCGGATCGAACTCGGTTTCATTCATCGACACGCAGACTAACGCCGTCAAGCATGTCACCTACGTCGGCCGCTCGCCTCACGAGGCTTTCTTTACGCCCGATGGAAAGGAAGTCTGGGTGACCGTGCGCGGTGAAAACTACGTCGCTGTACTCGACGGAAAAACGTACGAGGAGAAAACACGCATTACTGTCCCGGCTGGCCCCGGAATGCAGATATTCTCAACGGACGGAAAATACGGTTACGTCTGCTCGTCCTTCAACCCGGAGATTGAGGTGGTGTCCGTGGCCGACCATAAGATCGTCGGCAGGGTCCAGCAGGCCAGCCCCTTTTGTCCCGACCTGGCGGCGACGCCCGACGGCAAGCAGGTCTGGTTCACGCTGAAGGACACCGGCAAGGTCCAGGTGTTCGATGCAAGGCCGCCATTCGCGCTGATCAAAACACTCGACACCGGCCCAATCACGAATCACGTGAACATCGTGCATAACGACAAGGGCACGTTCGCGTACGTCTCCGTTGGAGGCCTGAATGTGATCAAGGTGTTCCGAACCGACGACTTTTCGCAGGTCGCGACGATACCTGTCGGCAACTTGCCGCATGGGCTCTGGCCGTCGGGGGACGGCAGCCGCATCTATGTCGGGCTGGAGAACGCCGATGCGATGACTGCGATCGACACACTGAGCAACACGGTCATCGCGACTGTGCCCATTGGCCAGGCGCCGCAGGCTGTCACCTATGTGCCGAATGCGGTGCCCGAAGGCGATGCTACGCAGAACCTGCAGACGCTGGGCCTGGCTGGTCAGAGCGTCCATCTTGCACTGGTGCCCGTGGGGGCGGGCAAGACGGCGGATGCCACCCATGTACCTACGACTGTCGCGTTGTTCGACCAGGGCCTCGTGCAGGTTCTCCAGGCCGCTGTCACTGGTCTGCAACCGAAGCAGCCCTACGTACTAGGTCTTGCCGATAACCCCGATGGCATGGGTGACCTGCAGGTGCTCGCGAATTTCATGTCCAATCCGGCCGGCTCGGCGATCGTCAATGCTCTCGGGCAGATTCGCCAACTGATCACACCAGGAATGGTCTATGCCGATGACAAGCGCCGCTACCTCGTGGTCGCCCCGCAAGGGTCGGGCAAGCCTGGGGCACCCGTACAGGTGCAGTCGCCGTAA
- a CDS encoding alpha/beta fold hydrolase, with protein MLGLDACAAEAVNAAAVPPSSAPAADDGPAYGPELQGFNYPAPVRQFEFTSQGEALHMAYMDIAPEHPNGRTVVLLHGKNFCGATWESTIERLSTAGYRVIAPDQIGFCKSSKPQRYQFSFQQLARNTHALLESIGVKNATIVGHSTGGMLAIRYALMYPAQTQQLVLVNPIGLEDWKAKGVPSLSVDQWYERELKTTADGIRRYEQATYYSGQWRSDFEPWVQMLAGMYRGPGKKEVAWDSALLYDMIYTQPVVYELGQLSMPTLLLIGQKDTTAIGKDAAPPEVRAKIGHYPELGKAAAKAIPHAKLIEFAELGHAPQMQDPAAFHKALLDGLAAVPTNR; from the coding sequence ATGCTGGGCCTCGATGCGTGCGCCGCCGAAGCCGTCAATGCCGCCGCCGTGCCGCCGTCGAGCGCGCCCGCCGCCGACGACGGTCCCGCCTACGGCCCCGAGTTGCAGGGCTTCAACTATCCCGCGCCCGTGCGGCAGTTCGAGTTCACGTCGCAAGGCGAGGCGCTGCATATGGCTTACATGGACATCGCGCCCGAGCATCCGAACGGCCGCACCGTCGTGCTGCTGCATGGCAAGAATTTTTGCGGCGCGACATGGGAAAGCACGATCGAGCGGCTGTCGACGGCGGGGTATCGGGTGATCGCGCCCGACCAGATCGGCTTTTGCAAGTCGAGCAAGCCGCAGCGCTACCAGTTCAGCTTTCAGCAGCTTGCGCGTAACACGCATGCGCTGCTCGAATCGATCGGCGTGAAGAACGCGACTATCGTCGGACATTCGACGGGCGGCATGCTGGCCATCCGCTACGCGCTGATGTACCCGGCGCAGACGCAGCAACTGGTGCTCGTCAATCCCATCGGGCTGGAGGACTGGAAGGCGAAGGGTGTACCGTCGCTATCCGTCGACCAGTGGTACGAGCGCGAACTGAAGACCACGGCGGACGGCATCCGCCGCTACGAGCAGGCGACCTACTACTCGGGCCAGTGGCGCAGCGATTTCGAGCCGTGGGTGCAGATGCTGGCGGGGATGTACCGCGGGCCGGGCAAGAAGGAAGTCGCGTGGGATTCCGCGCTGTTGTACGACATGATCTACACGCAGCCGGTCGTCTATGAGCTTGGGCAGTTGAGCATGCCGACGTTGCTGCTGATCGGGCAGAAGGACACGACGGCGATCGGCAAGGATGCCGCGCCTCCCGAGGTACGCGCGAAGATCGGTCATTACCCTGAGCTGGGCAAGGCGGCGGCGAAGGCGATTCCGCACGCGAAACTCATCGAGTTCGCCGAACTCGGCCATGCTCCGCAGATGCAGGACCCGGCGGCGTTTCACAAGGCGTTGCTGGACGGGTTGGCGGCGGTGCCGACGAATCGGTGA
- the glgC gene encoding glucose-1-phosphate adenylyltransferase, whose product MDSPASLNDLQHTTLAIVLAGGRGTRLGPLTNKRVKPAVHFGGKYRIIDFALSNCLNSGIRRIAVVTQYKAHSLLRHVQRGWGFLRGEFNEFIDLWPAQQRVEGAHWYRGTADAVFQNLDIIRSIGPKYVVVLAGDHIYKMDYTRMVMDHVESGADCTVGCIEVPRMEATAFGVMHVDEQRRVTGFVEKPADPPAMPGHPDIALASMGIYVFSADYLYSLLEENISSVATDHDFGKDIIPRVVTTGTAIAHPFSMSCVSSDPNVEPYWRDVGTIDAYWAANLDLASTIPTLDLYDRNWPIWTHQEQLPPAKFVRDLNGLQGSGTNLIVCGGCVISGSQISRSVLSSNVVVNSFCNIAEAVLLPQVSIGASCRLRKVVIDRGCQIPDGTVIGEDPVRDGERFYRTDSGVVLVTAEALKRQSAAAR is encoded by the coding sequence ATGGATTCGCCGGCAAGCCTCAACGATCTTCAACACACGACACTCGCCATCGTCCTCGCGGGCGGACGCGGCACGCGCCTCGGACCGCTGACGAACAAGCGCGTGAAGCCCGCCGTACACTTCGGCGGCAAATACCGGATCATCGATTTCGCGCTGTCCAACTGCCTGAACTCGGGCATCCGCCGGATTGCCGTGGTCACGCAGTACAAGGCGCACTCGCTGCTGCGGCACGTGCAGCGCGGCTGGGGCTTCCTGCGCGGCGAGTTCAACGAGTTCATCGACCTGTGGCCGGCGCAACAGCGCGTCGAAGGCGCGCACTGGTATCGCGGCACGGCCGACGCCGTGTTCCAGAACCTCGACATCATCCGTTCCATCGGCCCGAAATACGTGGTCGTGCTGGCGGGCGATCACATCTACAAGATGGACTACACGCGGATGGTGATGGATCACGTCGAATCGGGCGCCGATTGCACGGTCGGCTGCATCGAGGTGCCGCGCATGGAAGCGACGGCGTTCGGCGTGATGCACGTCGACGAGCAGCGCCGCGTGACGGGCTTCGTCGAAAAGCCCGCCGATCCGCCCGCGATGCCCGGCCACCCCGACATCGCCCTCGCCAGCATGGGCATCTACGTGTTCAGCGCCGACTACCTGTACTCGCTGCTCGAGGAGAACATCAGCAGCGTCGCGACCGACCACGATTTCGGCAAGGACATCATTCCGCGCGTCGTCACGACGGGGACGGCGATCGCGCATCCGTTCAGCATGTCGTGCGTGTCGTCGGACCCGAACGTCGAGCCGTATTGGCGCGACGTCGGCACGATCGACGCGTACTGGGCCGCCAATCTCGATCTGGCGTCCACGATTCCCACGCTCGACCTCTACGACCGCAACTGGCCGATCTGGACGCACCAGGAACAGCTGCCGCCCGCCAAGTTCGTGCGCGACCTGAACGGGCTGCAAGGCTCGGGCACCAACCTGATCGTGTGCGGCGGCTGCGTGATCTCCGGCTCGCAGATTTCGCGCTCGGTGCTGTCGTCGAATGTCGTGGTGAATTCGTTCTGTAACATCGCTGAGGCAGTCTTGTTGCCGCAGGTGTCGATCGGCGCGAGTTGCCGGTTGCGCAAGGTCGTGATCGACCGCGGCTGCCAGATTCCCGACGGCACCGTGATCGGCGAAGATCCGGTGCGCGACGGCGAACGCTTCTACCGGACCGACAGCGGCGTCGTGCTGGTGACGGCCGAGGCGCTCAAGCGGCAGTCGGCGGCAGCGCGGTAG
- the glgA gene encoding glycogen synthase GlgA — protein sequence MTIRALHVASELYPLLKTGGLADVAGALPPALIELGADARVLLPGFPAVMAGLSDLQPVARIGDRFGASNVTLERGTLPANGLVVYVIRAQTLYDRVGNPYLDAEHVPYGDNAQRFAMLGWTAAQIAQHLDPAWAPQIVHAHDWHAGLAPAYLKAAEREHGKPAARTVFTVHNLAYQGVFPSHQFGQLGLPADFFNMSGVEFYGQMSFLKAGLFYSDRITTVSPTYAREIQTLAQGGGLDGLLSQRSHDLSGILNGVDYTIWQPTTDSLIAAHYTDTRLAGKRACKTALQERFHLAPKSDALLFGVVSRLTEQKGLDLLLAALPEIIKRGGQLVVFGTGDPALENGLQLVAQAHPESVAVELGFDETLAHQIVAGSDVIAVPSRFEPCGLTQLYALAYGSLPLVHRVGGLADTVVDASLENIADDLATGFVFERFEPEALTAAIRRAFALYARRTDWKATQRRAMRQDFGWGASAERYLALYRELV from the coding sequence ATGACGATCCGCGCGCTGCATGTCGCAAGCGAGCTGTATCCCCTTCTGAAAACGGGCGGCCTCGCCGATGTCGCGGGCGCGCTGCCGCCCGCGCTGATCGAGCTGGGCGCCGACGCGCGCGTGCTGCTGCCCGGCTTTCCCGCTGTGATGGCCGGGCTGTCGGACCTGCAGCCCGTCGCGCGGATCGGCGATCGCTTCGGCGCGTCGAACGTCACGCTGGAGCGCGGCACGCTGCCCGCGAATGGCCTGGTCGTCTACGTGATCCGTGCGCAAACGCTGTATGACCGCGTGGGCAATCCGTATCTCGACGCCGAACACGTGCCGTACGGCGACAACGCCCAACGCTTCGCGATGCTCGGCTGGACGGCGGCGCAGATCGCGCAGCATCTCGACCCCGCATGGGCGCCGCAGATCGTCCACGCGCACGACTGGCACGCGGGGCTCGCGCCCGCCTATCTGAAAGCGGCTGAACGCGAGCACGGCAAGCCCGCCGCGCGCACGGTGTTCACAGTCCACAACCTCGCGTATCAGGGCGTCTTCCCATCGCATCAGTTCGGCCAGCTCGGACTGCCCGCCGACTTTTTCAATATGAGCGGCGTCGAGTTCTACGGACAGATGTCGTTCCTGAAGGCGGGCCTGTTCTACAGCGACCGCATCACGACCGTCAGTCCGACCTATGCGCGCGAAATCCAGACGCTCGCGCAGGGCGGCGGCCTGGACGGGCTGTTGAGCCAGCGCTCGCATGATCTGTCGGGCATTCTGAACGGCGTCGACTATACGATCTGGCAGCCGACCACCGACTCGCTGATCGCCGCGCACTATACGGACACGCGCCTTGCCGGCAAGCGTGCGTGCAAGACGGCGCTGCAGGAACGCTTCCATCTCGCGCCGAAAAGCGACGCGCTGCTGTTCGGCGTCGTGAGCCGGCTGACCGAACAGAAAGGCCTCGATCTGCTGCTCGCGGCACTTCCCGAAATCATCAAGCGTGGCGGCCAGCTGGTCGTATTCGGCACGGGCGACCCGGCGCTCGAAAACGGCTTGCAGCTCGTCGCACAAGCACATCCCGAGAGCGTCGCCGTCGAACTCGGCTTCGACGAGACGCTCGCGCATCAGATCGTCGCGGGCAGCGACGTGATTGCCGTGCCGTCGCGTTTCGAGCCGTGCGGCCTGACGCAGCTCTATGCGCTCGCGTATGGGTCGCTGCCGCTCGTGCATCGCGTGGGCGGCCTTGCTGATACGGTCGTCGACGCGTCGCTGGAAAACATCGCCGACGATCTGGCAACAGGCTTCGTGTTCGAGCGCTTCGAGCCGGAAGCGCTCACGGCCGCGATCCGCCGCGCATTCGCGCTGTACGCGCGGCGCACCGACTGGAAAGCCACGCAGCGCCGCGCGATGCGCCAGGACTTCGGCTGGGGTGCGTCGGCGGAACGCTATCTCGCGCTGTACCGCGAGCTGGTGTGA
- the pdxY gene encoding pyridoxal kinase PdxY: MKNVLSIQSHVVFGHAGNSASVFPMRRLGVNVWPLNTVQFSNHTQYGHWEGSAIDASQMLALVEGIGAIGVLPRCDAVLSGYLGTPEQAQSVIEIVRAVKSANPHARYFCDPVMGTSTGCRVEPGIQEFLVRTMPEVSDVMCPNHSELQRLVGREIETVEEAVAACREVMERGPKMMLVKHLLDRNSLADRFNMLVVTQREAWMGQRPLYPFARQPVGVGDLTSAVFVARTLLGDSVRSAFEHTVAAVNAVVHATWDAGRYELEIIAAQDEIARPREWFDAWVVESA; the protein is encoded by the coding sequence ATGAAAAACGTTCTGAGCATCCAGTCGCACGTCGTATTCGGGCACGCGGGCAATAGCGCCTCGGTGTTCCCGATGCGGCGTCTTGGCGTCAACGTGTGGCCGCTCAATACCGTGCAGTTCTCGAACCATACGCAGTACGGTCATTGGGAAGGCAGTGCGATCGATGCGTCGCAGATGCTCGCGCTCGTCGAAGGGATTGGCGCGATCGGCGTGCTGCCTCGCTGCGACGCCGTGCTATCGGGCTATCTCGGCACGCCTGAGCAGGCGCAGTCGGTCATCGAAATCGTGCGCGCCGTGAAGTCGGCGAATCCGCATGCACGCTATTTCTGCGATCCGGTGATGGGCACGTCGACGGGCTGTCGCGTCGAGCCGGGCATTCAGGAGTTTCTGGTCCGGACGATGCCCGAAGTGTCCGACGTGATGTGCCCGAACCATAGCGAATTGCAACGGCTCGTGGGGCGCGAGATCGAGACCGTCGAGGAAGCCGTCGCGGCTTGCCGCGAGGTGATGGAGCGCGGGCCGAAGATGATGCTCGTCAAGCATCTGCTCGATCGCAACAGCCTCGCGGACCGCTTCAACATGCTCGTCGTCACGCAGCGTGAAGCGTGGATGGGACAACGGCCGCTCTATCCGTTCGCGCGGCAGCCGGTAGGCGTCGGCGATCTGACGAGCGCGGTGTTCGTCGCGCGCACGCTGCTCGGCGACTCGGTGCGTAGCGCGTTCGAACATACGGTCGCCGCCGTGAATGCCGTCGTTCACGCGACGTGGGACGCCGGGCGTTATGAGTTGGAGATCATCGCCGCGCAGGATGAAATCGCCCGTCCACGGGAATGGTTCGATGCGTGGGTGGTGGAGTCGGCTTAG
- a CDS encoding branched-chain amino acid ABC transporter substrate-binding protein encodes MSFCKTLNPFAVVLGAALSIAPLASFAADELPVKIGFAAPMTGANAGYGKDLQNGVRLALEEANAQKIKIGDKVAHFDLVSEDDQADPRIGVQAAQKLVDQNVSGIVGHFNSGTTIPASQIYEQAGIPMIDPAATNPTITNRGFANTFMVISTDAQNAGNAGTYAVKTTKAKRIAIIDDRTAFGQGEADEFEKAVKAAGGNIVAREFTSNTAVDFSTQLTKIKSTNADLIFFGGLDTQAAAIAKKMKQLGMTAQLLGGGGVEDPEFIKLAGDAAEGAMAWEYGRPLAQLPGGKDFSAKFKKRFGDDILSYAPFGYDAAWAVIKAMETAKSTDPKVYRSALKSISFEGVTGTISFDATGALKSAASTLYQVKNGVWVPVVTKSGV; translated from the coding sequence ATGAGCTTTTGCAAGACGCTGAACCCGTTTGCCGTGGTGTTGGGCGCCGCGCTGTCCATCGCGCCGCTCGCCAGTTTCGCCGCCGACGAACTGCCCGTGAAAATCGGTTTCGCCGCGCCGATGACGGGCGCCAACGCCGGCTACGGCAAAGACCTGCAGAACGGCGTGCGGCTTGCCCTCGAGGAAGCCAACGCGCAGAAGATCAAGATTGGCGACAAGGTCGCGCACTTCGACCTCGTGTCCGAGGACGATCAGGCCGACCCGCGCATCGGCGTGCAGGCCGCGCAGAAACTGGTGGATCAGAACGTGTCGGGCATTGTCGGCCATTTCAATTCGGGCACGACGATCCCTGCGTCGCAGATCTATGAGCAGGCGGGCATTCCGATGATCGACCCTGCCGCGACGAACCCGACCATCACGAATCGTGGCTTTGCGAACACGTTCATGGTGATCTCGACGGACGCGCAAAACGCCGGCAACGCGGGCACGTACGCAGTGAAAACGACCAAGGCCAAGCGCATTGCGATCATCGACGACCGCACGGCATTTGGCCAGGGCGAAGCGGACGAGTTCGAGAAGGCGGTGAAGGCGGCGGGCGGCAACATCGTGGCGCGCGAGTTCACGAGCAACACGGCTGTCGACTTCAGCACGCAGCTCACGAAGATCAAGTCGACCAATGCCGATCTGATTTTCTTCGGCGGGCTCGATACGCAGGCGGCTGCGATTGCGAAGAAGATGAAGCAGCTTGGGATGACGGCGCAACTGCTGGGTGGCGGCGGTGTTGAAGACCCTGAGTTCATCAAGCTTGCCGGCGATGCGGCCGAAGGCGCGATGGCGTGGGAGTATGGCCGACCGCTCGCGCAACTGCCGGGTGGCAAGGACTTCTCGGCGAAGTTCAAGAAGCGGTTTGGCGATGACATTCTGTCGTATGCGCCGTTCGGGTATGACGCGGCGTGGGCCGTGATCAAGGCGATGGAGACGGCGAAGTCGACGGATCCGAAGGTTTATCGCTCAGCGCTGAAGTCGATCAGTTTTGAAGGGGTGACGGGGACGATTTCGTTTGATGCCACGGGGGCGTTGAAGAGTGCTGCTTCTACCCTGTATCAGGTTAAGAATGGGGTTTGGGTGCCTGTCGTCACGAAGAGTGGGGTTTAA